AAATTTTGATTATAATTCTCCGCAATTTGCTTCAATACATCTATAGCATAATCTATTTCTTCAGCTGTAGTCCCATGTCCAAAACTGAATCTTACGACGCCTTGCTCAAATGTTCCAATGCTTTTATGTGCTAGTGGTGCACAATGTAATCCAGGTCTTGTAGCTATGTCAAATTCATCATCTAATATATAGCTTATTGAGGATGAATCTTCTTCGCCTATATTTATAGGTACAACTGGAGCTCTTTTTTCCGATAAGTCAGGACCATAAACTTTAATCCCCTCTACATCCTTTATTCCCTGTAGAAACCGCTTTGTCATCTCCCATTTATGATTAGCAATTTTTTCTAGTCCTATCTCTTCTATATATTTAAGCCCTTCGCCCAATGCTATTATTCCCGGTGTATTAGGTGTTCCACTTTCAAATTTATCTGGATAAATCTCTGGCTGAGTAAATTCATAAGATTTACTACCAGTACCACCTTCTTCTATACTATCTAATATAATTCCCTCTCGAATATAAAGTGCTCCTGTCCCTTGAGGCCCTAATAAGCTCTTATGCCCCGTCATTGCAAGAAGGTCTATATCCATTTTTTCTACATCAATAGCTAAATATCCTGCTGATTGTGCTGCATCAACTAAATAAAGTACATCTTTTTCGTGTACTATTTTCGATATGCTCTCTATAGGAAAAATAGTTCCCATAACATTTGATGCATGCGTGGTAACAACCAATTTTGTATTATTCTTTATTGATGATTTAAGCTCCTCTAAGTCAATATGACCCTTTTCATCAGCTTCTAAAATAGTAGCTTCTACAATCCCACTATCTTTGAGCTTCATTATGGGGCGCAAAACAGAATTATGTTCCATAGTTGTCGTTATAACATGATCTCCTTTTTTTAATAATCCTTTTATAGCCAAATTTAAAGAAGCTGTTGCATTTCTAGTAATAACTATATCCATAGGATTCTTCGCACCAATAAAATTTGCAAGTCTCTCTCTAGTTTCATAAATACCACGACCTGCTTCTAGTGCTAATCTGTGACCAGAACGTCCTGGATTTGCACCATATTCTGTTATGACCTCAACCATTTTGTCAACAACTCTCTTTGGTTTTGGATAACTCGTTGCTGAATAATCAAAATAATACACGTTTTCCACCTCTGTCTCAATTTTTATTATCATTTATAGTAATTCATTAGTTCTTCTCAATCTCTTACTCAAACTTTTTAGCATTTTATATGAAAAATCAGGACTCATCTCTAAAAAATCTTGAAAATGTCTATCATA
This DNA window, taken from Tissierellales bacterium, encodes the following:
- a CDS encoding aminotransferase class V-fold PLP-dependent enzyme, translating into MIIKIETEVENVYYFDYSATSYPKPKRVVDKMVEVITEYGANPGRSGHRLALEAGRGIYETRERLANFIGAKNPMDIVITRNATASLNLAIKGLLKKGDHVITTTMEHNSVLRPIMKLKDSGIVEATILEADEKGHIDLEELKSSIKNNTKLVVTTHASNVMGTIFPIESISKIVHEKDVLYLVDAAQSAGYLAIDVEKMDIDLLAMTGHKSLLGPQGTGALYIREGIILDSIEEGGTGSKSYEFTQPEIYPDKFESGTPNTPGIIALGEGLKYIEEIGLEKIANHKWEMTKRFLQGIKDVEGIKVYGPDLSEKRAPVVPINIGEEDSSSISYILDDEFDIATRPGLHCAPLAHKSIGTFEQGVVRFSFGHGTTAEEIDYAIDVLKQIAENYNQNLEEQL